The genomic window ACCGATCATGGTAGATGTCGATGAACAGACTTTTGATATCGAGCTTGAAGGTTTAGAGAAATACTTAACTCCGAATACGAAAGCAATTGTACCGGTACATTTGTACGGACAAGGCGCAAACATGGAGAAAATCCTTGAATTTGCAGAAAAACATAATTTATTCGTTATTGAAGATAATGCTCAGGCGATCGGTTCAGATTATACCTTCACAGATGGAACTGTAAAAAAAACGGGAACTATCGGGCACATCGGATGTACTTCTTTTTTTCCTTCTAAAAATCTCGGATGTTATGGTGATGGCGGAGCTTTAATGACCAACGATGATGATCTGGCTTCCAAAATCAGAATGATTGCCAACCACGGACAGGAAAAAAAATATTATCATAAAGTTTTAGGATGCAATTCAAGACTGGATACGATTCAGGCTGCAATTTTAAAGGTTAAATTAAAAAATCTTGATCAGTATTCAGCAGCAAGAAATAAAATGGCAGCCTATTATGATGAAAATTTGAAGGATATTGCTGAAATTCAGATTCCTGAAAGAGCAAAAAATGCTACTCACGTTTTCCACCAATATACTTTAAAGGTAAAAAACGGAAAAAGAGACGAACTGCAAAAGTACCTTGCAGAAAAAAATATTCCGAGTATGGTTTATTATCCGCTTCCGTTGTATAAACAGGAGGCGTTTCAGCAATATGTAGAAGAAAATTATAGTCTTCCTGTTACTGAAAAACTGTGTTCAGAAGTTATTTCTCTTCCTATTCATACGGAATTTAATCAGGAAGTTTCGGATTATATTATTTCTGAAATTAAAAACTTTTTTAACTAATAATCAATAATAAAGAAAAAAAATATGTCGGATTTTTTTGCACACGAAACAGCAGTGATCGACGAAGGTTGCAAAATAGGAGCAGGAACCAAAATTTGGCATTTTTCCCACATTATGCCAAATTGTGTTTTGGGAGAAAAATGTAATATCGGTCAAAATGTGGTCGTTTCGCCTAAAGTAATTTTAGGAAATAATGTAAAAGTCCAGAACAATGTTTCGATATATGAAGGGGTAACTTGCGATGATGATGTTTTTCTGGGGCCTTCAATGGTTTTTACCAATGTGATTAACCCAAGAAGTGCTGTTAACCGCAAGAATGAATACCTGAAAACTCATGTTGGTAAAGGAGCATCGATTGGGGCTAATGCAACGATCGTTTGTGGTCATAATATCGGAAAATATGCCTTTATCGGGGCAGGTGCAGTCGTAACAAAAGAAGTTCCGGATTATGCTCTTGTAGTTGGAAATCCTGCAAGACAAATGGGATGGATGAGTGAATTTGGCCATCGTCTGAACTTTGATGCTGAAGGATTTGCGGTGTGTGAAGAGAGCGGCGAAAAATACAAATTGGAAAATAATAAAGTTTCAAAAATTTAAAAACAAAATGTCTGAAAAAATAAAATTTGCAGTTATTGGTTGCGGACACATCGGAAAAAGACACGCTGAAATGGTGTCAAGAAATTCTGAGTGCGAACTGGTAGCTTTAATCGATGTAAAAGATAAATCAGCCTTAGGAATCGAGAATTACGATGTGCCTTTTTTTAAATCATTGGATGATTTTTTGAATTCCGGAATTGAAGTGGATGTTGTCAATATTGCTTCACCCAACGGATTTCATTTCGAGCAGGCTTATAAAGTCATTGATGCCGGAAAGCACGTCGTGGTTGAAAAACCAATGGCTCTGAATAAACAGCACGCAGAGAAATTAATATTTCAGGCTCTGCATAAGCATAAACAGGTTTTTGCGGTAATGCAGAACCGCTATTCTCCACCTTCTGTATGGATCAAAGAGATGGTGGAAAGCGGTAAATTAGGAGAGATATACATGGTTCAGCTTAATTGTTACTGGAATCGTGACAACAGATATTACAAGCCTGAATCATGGCACGGGAAACTGGAGCTTGACGGAGGAACTTTGTTCACTCAATTTTCTCATTTTATAGATATTATGTACTGGTTATTTGGAGATATTACCAATATTCAGGCAAAATTTGCAGATTTTAATCATAAAGATCTTACAGATTTTGAAGACTCCGGTTTTGTGAATTTTGATTTTGTAGATGGTGGAATGGGATCTTTGAACTATTCGACTTCAGTCTGGAATCAAAATCTTGAAAGTTCAATGACGATCATTGCTGAAAATGGTGCTGTGAAAATTGGTGGTCAATATATGGATAAGGTTGAAGTTTGTAATATCAAAGACTACATCATGCCGGAATTACCACCGACAAATCCTGGAAATGACTACGGAGCTTATAAAGGTTCTGCAGCAAATCATCACTACATTATTGAAAACGTAGTAGATGTTTTGAAAGGAAGAAATACGATTACTACAAATGCTTTGGAAGGGCTGAAGGTAGTGGATATTATTGAGAGGATTTATGAATTGAAAAAAAATGACACTTATGAGCTTTAAAAAAGTTTTAGTATTGGCTCCTCATACAGATGATGGTGAATTAGGAGCAGGGGGATTTATTTCGAAATTAGTTGATGAAGGTGCTGAAGTTTTTTATATGGCCTTTTCAACTGCCGAAGAATCTGTTCCTGCAGGATTTCCTAAGGATATTTTGAAAACTGAAGTAAAAGCTGCCACAAAAGTACTTGGCATAAAAGAAGAAAATGTAATTATTTTTAATTATCAGGTAAGAAAACTTAATTATGCCAGACAGGAAATTTTAGAAGAACTAATCAGGTTTAAAAGAGAACATTCTGATATAGATCTTGTATTGATCCCAAGTATCAACGATATACATCAGGATCACTCTACTATCGCCAATGAAGGGATCAGAGCATTTAAGACAAAGTCGATCTTTAGCTATGAGCTTATATGGAATAATCTATCTTTTAATACACAAAGTTATGTATCTTTAAGTGAGGAACATATCAACAGGAAAATCGATGCTTTGAAAGAATATAAATCTCAAGGTTTTAGAGATTATCTGAGCGCAGATTTTATTCGTTCACTAGCTGTGGCAAGAGGGGTGCAGTTTGGAGTGAAATACGCAGAGACTTTTGAAGTTGTAAGGTTTTCAATAAAATAAATAAAATGATGGTAGTACTTTCAGAAATTATAAACAGACTAAATCCTGAAAAGGTTATAGGAAATATTGATAAAGAAATTATCAATGCCATTCAGCTTGACCCGAATAATGAGAGGGATGATGTATTAATGTGGGTTTCTGCAAAGTTTAGCGAAAAATTAAAAGAAGTTAAAAAAGGAGTTATTATATGTAACAACTTTTCTGAAGATCTTATTAATTCTGACTGTACATATTTGATCTTTGAAAATCCCCGACTGGCCTTCCAAAAGGCACTTTCTGAGTTTTTCATGCCTAAGAAAAAAACGGGAATTTCTAAAACCGCAATTATTGGTGAAAATGTAAGTATCGGAAAAAACGTTTACATTGGAGAATATACTATAATAGAAGACAACTGCACAATAGGTGATCATACTGTAATAGATCATCATACAGCAATAAAAAAGGACACGATAATTGGTGAGAATGTGATTATCGGGGCAAATAATACCATTGGCGGAGTCGGTTTTGGATATGAAAAAGATGAAACGGGACAGTTTGTTTTTATTCCGCATATTGGAAATGTAATCATAGGAAATAATGTTGAAATTGGTAACAATACATGTATAGACCGTGCGGTATTGGGGAGTACAATTTTAATGGAAAATGTGAAAGTAGATAATCTTGTACATATTGCCCATGGCGTAAAGGTTGGTAAAAACAGTCTCGTTATTGCCAATGCGATGGTAGCCGGGAGTGTGGAAATAGGTGAAAATACATGGGTTGCTCCATCTTCATCTATTTTGAACCAGAAAAAGGTGGGGAATGATGTCACCATTGGCCTTTCAGCTGTTGTGGTAAAAGACGTTGAAAACGGACAGACCGTTATCGGAAGTCCTGCTGAAGAAATTTCTGTAGCACTGAACAAGAAAAAAATTATGAACGAAAAATTGTTTAAATAGTTTTGGGTTTTAAAGACATAATTAATAGAGTAAAATCTAATTTATTTTTACAAAATGTTGCTATTCTTTCCAGCGGAACTATCATTAGCCAGCTGATCGTAATAGCGACATCTCCTTTTTTGAGCCGTCTCTATTCGGTAGAGGCTTTTGGGCTTTTATCTGTTTTTAGCAGTTTTGCCATTTTCTTTGCGGTATTATCCACCGGAAGATATGAGCTGGCTTTGGGATTACCAAAAGAAAATATTAAAGCTTCCAATATATTTAAACTTATTCTATGTATTGGCTTTACTGTTTCATTGCTATATTTTGTATTGATTTTTGTTCTTAAAGATCTTATCCATTTACAGGATAATACTGGTTTTCTTAATAATAAGCAGGTCTATTTGGCACCTGTCTATATTTTTTTCGGGGCATTGTACTCTGCTTTGGGATATTGGAACCAGCGGGATAAAAAATACACGAAAATTACTTTAGCCAATGCGATTCAAGTAATAGGAACAAGTGTTTTCAGTTTGTTTTTTGGAGTCATTAATTATGAAGGAGGATTAATATTATCCCTAATATTAGGAATTATAATTTCCAGTTTATATTTACTTTTAACGGATAAAGAACTTTTGAGCCATTTATCTTCGTTTGATAATAAAATGCTGAAGGTAGGTAAGGAATACAAGGCGTTTCCAAGGTATATGATTCTTTCGGATTTGTCACTTACAGCCTGTCAACAGTTTATTCCGATTCTTTTTTCGGCTTTATATAATACAACTATTGTTGGTTTCTTTTCGATGGCTAATAGAATGATAAGGCTGCCTAATATTGTGATTACATCATCAGTAGGAAATGTTTTCAGGAATGATGCAATTGATGAAATAAGAGAAACCGGAAATTGTATACATTTATACCAGTCTACTTTAAAAAAATTATTAATAATCTCATTTCCCATTTATTTGTTGGTATTTGCTGTTTCTCCGAAATTGTTTTCACTTGTATTTGGAGAAAAATGGGAAATTGCAGGATATTTTGCAAGAATATTATCTGTAGCTTTATTTTTTGAATTTTTATCAGCTCCATTGAATACTTTATTTTATGTTTTTGAAAAACAAAAAATACTGATGAGACTACAGATCATCAATGCATTGTTTGTATTTATATCAATATTTTTGGGATATTATCTTGATAAAAGTTATTATCTGTCATTGATTTTATATACGGTTGTTTCTGTTTTGTCAAGTTTAATTTTTTTATATTTTACCAATAATTTATCAAAGAATGCAAGTAGAAAAGCCTAATAGTTTACAAGTATTTTTTCTTACCCTTATGCTTTACGGCTATGAGCTTATATCCTTTTTTCCTGATTTATTGGGAATAGAATCCAGGCCTGTAAGTATTGCTTTAAGAGTTGTGGTACTTGTTTCCGGGATATTCGTAGTATTAAAAAACAGAATGCAGCTAACGAAAATACATTACTTGCTGTTCTTTTTTTGGTTTTTATATCTCCTGCGGCTTTTTTATGATACGGCACTAACTACAAAAAATATACTTGCCCCTATTAATGACTACTGGTCATTTTCAGTATTGATTATAGTGTCAATGTTTGCTTGTACTACTCAATTTTCAGAGAAAACCTTGCTGACAGTGAAAAATTATATTTTGGTAATTTTATTTATCGTCAATATCTGGGGACTTTATAATAATATTACAGCCCCACAGATCGTACCGGATGATATTCTGATAAGAGCCGACGGTAATAGCAGCTTAAATACTGTTTCTTTTGGGAAGACTTCTACCATTTTATTTTTTATCTGTTTTATATCATTACTAAAATATAAAAAAAATCTCCTGAGTATTGTATTTATCATAGGAATGCTCCTGGGATTATATAATATTTTTGTTGCCGGATCAAGAGGACCTTTAATACAATTAATTGTCATTATTTCATTATACACTTTTGTTCATATAAGACAGGTAAGGCTGAAATATGTACTTCTTGCTTTCATTGTAGGTATTGTGCTGCTTAACTTATTTCCAAGTTATTTTGAGGCCTCAAAACTGGTGTTTCAAAGAATCGGGGAAACAGGGTTTACAGCAAACGAAAATGATCAGTTTAGAGCTATGCTTTTGAAATCGGCCTGGAATCAGTTCTTGGACCATCCTTTTTTCGGAGATGCTATCGAAACTTCCATGGGTAATGCATATCCCCATAATATAATTTTAGAATCATTTATGGCAATGGGAATTGTTGGAG from Chryseobacterium wanjuense includes these protein-coding regions:
- a CDS encoding DegT/DnrJ/EryC1/StrS family aminotransferase — encoded protein: MNVQMVDLKSQYEKIRDEINTGIQECIDNTAFINGPAVKEFQQDFEKYLNVKHVIPCANGTDALQIAMMALDLKPGDEIVCPAFTYVATAEVIGLLGLKPIMVDVDEQTFDIELEGLEKYLTPNTKAIVPVHLYGQGANMEKILEFAEKHNLFVIEDNAQAIGSDYTFTDGTVKKTGTIGHIGCTSFFPSKNLGCYGDGGALMTNDDDLASKIRMIANHGQEKKYYHKVLGCNSRLDTIQAAILKVKLKNLDQYSAARNKMAAYYDENLKDIAEIQIPERAKNATHVFHQYTLKVKNGKRDELQKYLAEKNIPSMVYYPLPLYKQEAFQQYVEENYSLPVTEKLCSEVISLPIHTEFNQEVSDYIISEIKNFFN
- a CDS encoding acyltransferase, encoding MSDFFAHETAVIDEGCKIGAGTKIWHFSHIMPNCVLGEKCNIGQNVVVSPKVILGNNVKVQNNVSIYEGVTCDDDVFLGPSMVFTNVINPRSAVNRKNEYLKTHVGKGASIGANATIVCGHNIGKYAFIGAGAVVTKEVPDYALVVGNPARQMGWMSEFGHRLNFDAEGFAVCEESGEKYKLENNKVSKI
- a CDS encoding Gfo/Idh/MocA family protein codes for the protein MSEKIKFAVIGCGHIGKRHAEMVSRNSECELVALIDVKDKSALGIENYDVPFFKSLDDFLNSGIEVDVVNIASPNGFHFEQAYKVIDAGKHVVVEKPMALNKQHAEKLIFQALHKHKQVFAVMQNRYSPPSVWIKEMVESGKLGEIYMVQLNCYWNRDNRYYKPESWHGKLELDGGTLFTQFSHFIDIMYWLFGDITNIQAKFADFNHKDLTDFEDSGFVNFDFVDGGMGSLNYSTSVWNQNLESSMTIIAENGAVKIGGQYMDKVEVCNIKDYIMPELPPTNPGNDYGAYKGSAANHHYIIENVVDVLKGRNTITTNALEGLKVVDIIERIYELKKNDTYEL
- a CDS encoding PIG-L deacetylase family protein — encoded protein: MSFKKVLVLAPHTDDGELGAGGFISKLVDEGAEVFYMAFSTAEESVPAGFPKDILKTEVKAATKVLGIKEENVIIFNYQVRKLNYARQEILEELIRFKREHSDIDLVLIPSINDIHQDHSTIANEGIRAFKTKSIFSYELIWNNLSFNTQSYVSLSEEHINRKIDALKEYKSQGFRDYLSADFIRSLAVARGVQFGVKYAETFEVVRFSIK
- a CDS encoding DapH/DapD/GlmU-related protein encodes the protein MMVVLSEIINRLNPEKVIGNIDKEIINAIQLDPNNERDDVLMWVSAKFSEKLKEVKKGVIICNNFSEDLINSDCTYLIFENPRLAFQKALSEFFMPKKKTGISKTAIIGENVSIGKNVYIGEYTIIEDNCTIGDHTVIDHHTAIKKDTIIGENVIIGANNTIGGVGFGYEKDETGQFVFIPHIGNVIIGNNVEIGNNTCIDRAVLGSTILMENVKVDNLVHIAHGVKVGKNSLVIANAMVAGSVEIGENTWVAPSSSILNQKKVGNDVTIGLSAVVVKDVENGQTVIGSPAEEISVALNKKKIMNEKLFK
- a CDS encoding lipopolysaccharide biosynthesis protein yields the protein MGFKDIINRVKSNLFLQNVAILSSGTIISQLIVIATSPFLSRLYSVEAFGLLSVFSSFAIFFAVLSTGRYELALGLPKENIKASNIFKLILCIGFTVSLLYFVLIFVLKDLIHLQDNTGFLNNKQVYLAPVYIFFGALYSALGYWNQRDKKYTKITLANAIQVIGTSVFSLFFGVINYEGGLILSLILGIIISSLYLLLTDKELLSHLSSFDNKMLKVGKEYKAFPRYMILSDLSLTACQQFIPILFSALYNTTIVGFFSMANRMIRLPNIVITSSVGNVFRNDAIDEIRETGNCIHLYQSTLKKLLIISFPIYLLVFAVSPKLFSLVFGEKWEIAGYFARILSVALFFEFLSAPLNTLFYVFEKQKILMRLQIINALFVFISIFLGYYLDKSYYLSLILYTVVSVLSSLIFLYFTNNLSKNASRKA
- a CDS encoding O-antigen ligase family protein, translated to MQVEKPNSLQVFFLTLMLYGYELISFFPDLLGIESRPVSIALRVVVLVSGIFVVLKNRMQLTKIHYLLFFFWFLYLLRLFYDTALTTKNILAPINDYWSFSVLIIVSMFACTTQFSEKTLLTVKNYILVILFIVNIWGLYNNITAPQIVPDDILIRADGNSSLNTVSFGKTSTILFFICFISLLKYKKNLLSIVFIIGMLLGLYNIFVAGSRGPLIQLIVIISLYTFVHIRQVRLKYVLLAFIVGIVLLNLFPSYFEASKLVFQRIGETGFTANENDQFRAMLLKSAWNQFLDHPFFGDAIETSMGNAYPHNIILESFMAMGIVGGLLSIVIFIVNIIIGTKVLKVFAYSFLGGILLMDTVGSISAGSIVNYLLIWPVLSLSINLSKTNGKK